One window of the Sparus aurata chromosome 7, fSpaAur1.1, whole genome shotgun sequence genome contains the following:
- the LOC115584704 gene encoding hepatitis A virus cellular receptor 1 homolog, which yields MKVRLMLICFIFVHSALQEEITGFIDVGISILTGKEGGTITYECTVFVSGSRKIFCRKKCGKKDILVQTTGDRAQRGRYSIKSKKATIVSPSVMYVSIANLTKSDSGLYRCRVDNHLFPDEEFEIRVEDAPVMLKTTTTLPPPTTSVTSDSTPTPSDFTPTPSASTPTPSDFTLTPTPATSAAATGVQLYVRLTLVVIFIVSSAAVLIFCRRRASKAEDPPVEADYVNVTEANPVYEELREDRRNRSPPVGISAGHNLSCSQYAEDSV from the exons ATGAAAGTCCGTCTGATGTTGATCTGCTTCATCTTCGTCCACT cagctctgcaggaaGAAATCACTGGATTCATCGATGTAGGAATCTCAATCCTTACAGGAAAGGAGGGAGGCACCATCACATACGAGTGCACCGTCTTCGTCTCTGGAAGCAGGAAGATCTTCTGTAggaaaaaatgtggaaaaaaagacattcttGTTCAAACAACTGGCGACAGAGCTCAGAGAGGCAGATACAGcatcaaaagtaaaaaagcaaCTATAGTATCTCCTTCAGTTATGTATGTGAGCATCGCCAACCTGACCAAGTCTGACTCGGGGCTCTACAGATGTAGAGTGGACAATCATTTGTTCCCGGATGAGGAGTTTGAGATCAGAGTTGAAGATG ctcctgtaatgttgaaaacaacTACGACTCTCCCACCTCCTACAACATCAGTCACATCAGACTCCACACCGACACCATCAGACTTCACACCGACACCATCAGCCTCCACACCGACACCATCAGACTTCACACTGACACCAACACCGGCAACATCAGCTGCAG CCACAGGTGTGCAGCTGTATGTTCGTCTGACTCTGGTCGTCATCTTCATCGTATCATCAGCAGCTGTGCTGATATTCTGCAGGAGGAGGGCCAGTAAAGCTGAAG ATCCTCCTGTGGAAGCTGATTATGTTAATGTCACTGAG gccaACCCAGTGTACGAGGAGCTCAGAGAGGACAGACGGAACAGATCTCCTCCTGTAGGAATATCTGCAGGTCACAATTTGTCCTGCAGCCAGTACGCTGAAgacagtgtgtga